The proteins below come from a single Metarhizium brunneum chromosome 1, complete sequence genomic window:
- the ERG25 gene encoding Methylsterol monooxygenase — MDLVNTTVGALNQTQDYFSVFEEVSKYNVNLNYFERLWAAWYLYMQNDTLATGIMSFVMHELVYFGRCLPFMIMDKIPYFHKYKIQSQKIPTLKEQWDCAAIVLISHFTAELPQIWVFHPIATYFGMDYGVPFPSLLKMVIQISILFVMEDTWHYWFHRALHYGPLYKAIHKMHHTYSAPFGLAAEYASPIETMLLGMGVVGSPIILLSVTGDLHLVTMYVWIILRLFQAIDAHSGYDFPWSLRHILPFWAGADHHDMHHEKFIGNYASSFRWWDFFLDTEAGPEANKRRRERKLKAIKDAKKEN; from the exons ATGGACCTGGT CAACACCACCGTTGGCGCCCTGAACCAAACTCAGGATTATTTCAGTGTCTTCGAGGAGGTCTCCAAGTACAATGTTAACCTCAACTATTTCGAGCGTCTCTGGGCA GCGTGGTATTTATACATGCAGAACGATACCCTTGCGACCGGCATCATGAGCTTCGTCATGCACGAGCTTGTCTACTTTGGCCGCTGCCTGCCCTTTATGATTATGGATAAAATTCCCTACTTCCACAAGTACAAGATCCAAAGCCAGAAGATCCCGACCTTGAAAGAACAGTGGGATTGTGCCGCCATTGTCCTCATCAGCCACTTCACCGCCGAGCTTCCTCAGATTTGGGTGTTCCACCCTATTGCTACCTATTTTGGCATGGATTACGGCGTGCCATTCCCATCTCTCCTGAAGATGGTCATCCAAATTTCCATCCTATTCGTCATGGAGGATACCTGGCACTACTGGTTCCATCGAGCTCTGCACTATGGACCTCTTTACAAGGCTATTCACAAGATGCACCACACCTATTCTGCTCCATTTGGTCTGGCCGCCGAGTACGCTTCGCCTATTGAGACTATGCTGCTCGGCATGGGTGTCGTTGGTTCTCCTATTATTCTGCTCTCCGTCACCGGTGACCTTCATCTCGTCACCATGTATGTCTGGATCATCCTTCGTCTCTTCCAAGCCATCGATGCCCACAGCGGCTACGACTTCCCCTGGAGCTTGCGCCACATCCTGCCCTTCTGGGCCGGTGCCGATCACCACGACATGCACCACGAGAAGTTCATTGGAAACTACGCCTCCAGCTTCCGCTGGTGGGACTTTTTCCTAGACACCGAGGCCGGTCCCGAGGCCAACAAGAGGCGCCGTGAGCGAAAGCTCAAGGCTATCAAGGAcgccaagaaggagaatTAA
- the omt2 gene encoding Pterin-4-alpha-carbinolamine dehydratase, producing the protein MQPKFSPGTDETSTASALAPLLASSGGRWTLSSEGKALERSFKFKTFAKTWDFMTAVSLQCKLKNHHPEWSNVYNTTFIRWTTHNPLGLSEKDVRLAGICDALAKDFGELDPEPASREVKGLADKAASSSGDCCAPRKEK; encoded by the exons ATGCAGCCCAAGTTCTCGCCCGGCACTGACGAAACCTCCACCGCATCAGCGCTCGCGCCTCTCCTAGCTTCATCCGGGGGCCGATGGACGCTATCTTCCGAGGGGAAGGCCCTAGAACGAAGCTTCAAGTTCAAGACGTTCGCCAAGACATGG GATTTCATGACTGCCGTGTCGTTGCAGTGTAAACTCAAGAACCACCATCCCGAATGGTCAAAT GTCTATAATACTACGTTTATTCGGTGGACGACGCATAATCCCCTGGGGCTGTCGGAGAAGGATGTCAGACTGGCTGGGATCTGTGATGCCCTTGCCAAGGACTTTGGGGAACTGGACCCGGAGCCTGCGAGCCGTGAGGTCAAGGGGCTTGCGGACAAGGCTGCCTCTTCTTCGGGCGATTGCTGCGCGCCAAGGAAAGAGAAGTAA